One genomic segment of Sminthopsis crassicaudata isolate SCR6 chromosome 2, ASM4859323v1, whole genome shotgun sequence includes these proteins:
- the C2H8orf58 gene encoding uncharacterized protein C8orf58 homolog yields the protein MLGRRRVFTLQPLGRQDGGCEELLGGCVVLGVKSIYLRVHDMPRVPSAGPQDDMPRVPSAGPQDGDHTRRDSREQASRDSGVEMRGEESPPITSPDFALDSSSMELGGRPTLASVTTESLLDLDRLLASQKLEQVVARSRRPRSSSTLVPKHWKQSEQRHEESPEITGVQDGTEAEAGSQSGPAESRVGGSESDAWACLPGQGLRYLEHLCLMLERMATLQQLHLQLQEQCQQMPSGIEETNESSVLAPFHPPSFSVLGSQEFQNLMEKTVEESALSRWSEVHSVSAPSLLEGPEGTAHTVPSYQGHRNTLSHWDKVKALLYRMRWRSPRVSESSLAQDPSVLRRDSKELPEGALHYLPRKTLLPSLVAKRHRAKNFSVC from the exons ATGCTGGGGAGGCGGCGGGTCTTCACCCTCCAGCCTCTGGGCCGCCAGG ATGGTGGTTGTGAGGAGCTTCTGGGTGGCTGTGTGGTGCTTGGTGTTAAGAGCATCTATCTTCGTGTTCATGACATGCCCAGGGTACCCTCCGCTGGTCCCCAGGATGACATGCCCAGGGTACCCTCTGCTGGTCCCCAGGATGGCGATCACACCAGGAGAGACTCCAGGGAACAGGCTTCGAGGGATTCTGGGGTGGAAATGAGGGGGGAGGAGAGTCCTCCCATCACCTCCCCTGACTTTGCCCTGGACTCTTCAAGCATGGAGCTGGGTGGGAGGCCCACGTTGGCCTCTGTTACCACAGAATCCCTCCTGGATCTAGACCGGCTCCTGGCCAGTCAAAAACTGGAGCAGGTGGTGGCAAGGTCCCGCCGGCCTCGATCTTCATCTACTCTAGTGCCCAAGCATTGGAAGCAGAGCGAGCAGAGACATGAAGAGTCCCCAGAGATAACTGGAGTTCAGGATGGCACCGAGGCAGAGGCTGGCTCACAGTCTGGCCCAGCAGAATCTCGG GTGGGGGGCTCTGAGTCTGATGCCTGGGCTTGCCTCCCAGGGCAGGGGCTGAGATACCTGGAGCACCTGTGCTTAATGCTGGAGCGAATGGCTACGCTCCAACAGCTTCATCTGCAGCTCCAAGAGCAGTGCCAGCAGATGCCAAGT GGCATAGAAGAGACGAATGAAAGCTCAGTCCTTGCTCCTTTTCATCCTCCATCCTTCTCTGTGTTGGGGTCTCAAGAATTTCAGAATCTTATGGAGAAGACAG TGGAAGAGTCAGCTCTGTCTCGATGGTCAGAGGTGCACAGTGTGAGTGCACCAAGTTTGTTAGAGGGACCAGAGGGGACTGCCCACACAGTCCCATCCTACCAAGGGCACAGG AATACCCTCTCCCATTGGGACAAAGTCAAAGCTTTACTCTACAGGATGAGATGGAGGAGCCCTCGAGTGTCTGAATCTTCCCTTGCTCAAGACCCCTCAGTCCTCag AAGAGACTCGAAGGAGCTGCCGGAAGGGGCCCTGCATTACTTGCCCCGGAAGACCTTGTTGCCAAGTTTGGTGGCCAAGAGGCACAGAGCCAAGAACTTCTCCGTTTGTTGA
- the CCAR2 gene encoding cell cycle and apoptosis regulator protein 2 — MSQFKRQRVNPLPGGRNFSGSTSTSLLGPPPGLLTPPVATELSQNARHLQGGEKQRVFTGIVTSLHDYFGVVDEEVFFQLSVVKGRLPQLGEKVLVKAAYNPGQAVPWNAVKVQTLSNQPLLKSPAPPLLHVAALGQKQGILGAQPQLIFQPHRIPPLFPQKPLSLFQTSPTLHLSHLSRFPARGPHSRLDQGRSDDYDSKKRKQRAGGEPWGVKKPRHDLPPYRVHLTPYTVDSPSCDFLELQRRYRSLLVPSDFLVVHLSWLSAFPLSQPFSLHHPSRIQVSSEKEQGPSANSESTPPDSDMTYSAKVLLLSSPGLEELYRCCLLFVEDMAEPRENPEHPLKQIKFLLRRKEDETVMVGGEWSPSLDGPDPKADPQVLVRTAIRCARAQTGIDLSNCTKWWRIAEFQYIQLGPPRRQRTVVVYLPDIWTLMPSLEEWETLCQQKATEAGAPPQEAPMEAEASVEETDSSELARTEASEQDTENPELSLQQEMDPSLPEAPPPPLEPVIVAQPGCTNLSLHAIVEDRRPRDKISFEVMVLAALFQEMLQRDFGYKIYKMLLSLPEKEVPPPETEKEEAAKDEAAKEEVAKEAKDEAQNEGTSAEPETVLSPSQKEDGLLPKPPASGEEEEEKGRGEASEDLCELSLDAELLLLREDVEEDFAGAKLEDAEVRSVASNQSEMEFSSLQDMPKELDPSAVLSLDCLLAFVFFDANWCGYLHRRDLERILLTLGLRLTAEQAKKLVSRVVSQNICQYRSLQYSRQEGLDGGLPEEVLFGNLDLLPPSSGESTKPGAPQAEHKGLVSHNGSLIHVGNLLQRAEQQDSGRLYLENKIHTLELKLEETHSRFSTTEAANKTLTADMQELRTRLAEAEEMARTAERQKNQLQRLLQEFRRRLTPLQQEMQRMAEKADSWGEKEEPAPSN, encoded by the exons ATGTCTCAGTTCAAGCGCCAGCGGGTCAACCCCCTCCCGGGAGGACGAAACTTCTCAG GCTCCACATCCACGTCTCTCCTGGGCCCGCCACCTGGCCTGCTCACCCCTCCTGTAGCCACAGAACTGTCCCAGAATGCCAGGCACCTTCAG GGTGGAGAGAAGCAGCGTGTCTTTACTGGCATTGTCACCAGCTTGCATGACTACTTTGGGGTAGTTGATGAAGAAGTCTTCTTTCAACTGAG TGTGGTGAAGGGCAGGCTGCCCCAATTGGGTGAGAAGGTGCTGGTAAAGGCTGCATACAATCCTGGCCAGGCAGTGCCCTGGAATGCTGTCAAGGTTCAGACACTCTCCAATCAG CCTCTGCTGAAGTCCCCAGCACCTCCCCTTCTACATGTGGCAGCACTGGGTCAGAAACAAGGCATTCTGGGGGCCCAGCCCCAGTTGATCTTTCAGCCGCATCGGATTCCCCCACTCTTCCCTCAGAAGC CGCTGAGTCTCTTCCAAACATCCCCTACCTTGCATCTGAGCCATCTGAGCAGGTTTCCTGCTCGGGGTCCTCATAGCCGACTGGATCAGGGTCGAAG TGATGACTATGACTCCAAAAAACGCAAACAGAGGGCAGGTGGGGAACCTTGGGGTGTTAAGAAGCCAAGACATGACTTGCCCCCTTATCGGGTCCATCTTACTCCCTATACTGTGGACAG CCCTTCGTGTGACTTCTTGGAACTTCAGCGCCGTTACCGTAGTCTCTTAGTACCCTCAGACTTCTTAGTTGTGCATCTGAGCTGGCTGTCTGCCTTCCCTCTGAGCCAGCCCTTTTCCCTACATCATCCAAGTCGAATTCAGGTATCATCAGAGAAGGAACAAGGCCCAAGTGCTAACTCTGAGTCCACTCCACCAGATTCTGACATGACTTACAGTGCTAAG GTACTTTTGCTCTCCTCTCCGGGACTAGAAGAATTATATCGTTGCTGCTTGCTATTTGTGGAAGATATGGCTGAGCCAAGGGAGAATCCAGAACATCCTTTGAAGCAAATTAAG ttcttgctgaggaggaaggaagatgagACTGTGATGGTTGGGGGTGAGTGGTCACCCTCTCTAGATGGTCCTGACCCAAAGGCTGATCCCCAGGTATTGGTCCGAACTGCTATCCGCTGTGCCCGAGCTCAGACAGGCATTGATTTGAGCAATTGCACAAAGTG GTGGCGCATTGCCGAGTTCCAGTACATACAGCTGGGACCCCCTCGGCGGCAGCGAACTGTAGTGGTGTATCTCCCAGACATCTGGACACTCATGCCCTCCCTGGAGGAGTGGGAGACCCTGTGCCAGCAGAAAGCGACTGAGGCGGGTGCCCCGCCCCAGGAGGCTCCAATG GAAGCTGAGGCTTCTGTAGAGGAAACAGACTCTTCTGAACTTGCAAGGACAGAGGCTTCTGAGCAAGACACGGAGAACCCTGAACTCAGCCTGCAGCAGGAAATGGACCCTTCTCTCCCAgaggcccctccccctcctttggAGCCTGTTATAGTAGCTCAGCCTGGCTGTACTAACCTTTCCCTCCACGCCATTGTGGAGGATCGTCGGCCAAGAGACAAGATCTCGTTTGAG GTAATGGTGTTGGCAGCACTGTTTCAGGAGATGCTTCAGCGAGACTTTGGGTACAAAATCTATAAGATGCTGCTGAGCTTGCCTGAAAAAGAGGTGCCCCCCCCAGAGACGGAAAAAGAGGAGGCGGCCAAGGATGAGGCAGCCAAGGAGGAAGTGGCCAAAGAGGCCAAGGACGAAGCCCAGAATGAGGGAACGTCCGCGGAGCCAGAGACCGTGTTG AGTCCCTCTCAGAAGGAGGATGGGCTTCTGCCTAAGCCTCCAGCCTctggtgaggaggaggaggaaaagggccGGGGTGAAGCATCTGAGGACCTTTGTGAGCTGAGCTTGGATGCAGAACTGTTGCTGCTGAGGGAAGATGTGGAAGAAGATTTTg CAGGGGCAAAGCTAGAAGATGCTGAGGTACGGTCTGTGGCCTCCAACCAATCAGAGATGGAATTCTCCTCACTCCAGGACATG CCCAAGGAGCTAGATCCCTCAGCTGTGTTGTCCCTGGACTGTCTTCTTGCTTTTGTGTTCTTTGATGCCAACTGGTGTGGCTACCTTCACCGACGGGACCTGGAGAGGATCCTACTCACTCTGGGACTTCGGCTTACTGCAGAGCAG GCCAAAAAGCTGGTTAGCCGGGTGGTAAGCCAGAACATCTGTCAGTACCGGAGCCTCCAGTATAGTCGTCAAGAAGGCCTGGATGGAGGGCTCCCTGAGGAGGTGCTATTTG GAAACTTGGATCTGTTGCCGCCTTCCTCTGGGGAAAGCACAAAGCCAGGCGCCCCTCAGGCGGAACACAAGGGTCTCGTGTCTCATAATGGCAGCCTGATTCATGTGGGAAACCTACTGCAGCGGGCAGAGCAGCAGGATAGTGGGCGGCTTTACCTGGAGAACAAGATCCACACATTGGAACTGAAGCTGG aggaGACCCACAGCCGCTTCTCTACCACGGAGGCAGCCAATAAGACATTGACAGCAGATATGCAGGAACTTCGGACACGGCTAGCAGAGGCTGAAGAAATGGCCCGCACTGCTGAGAGGCAGAAGAATCAGCTGCAGCGTCTGCTTCAGGAATTTCGAAGACGTTTGACTCCCTTACAGCAGGAAATGCAGCGGATGGCAGAGAAG GCTGACAgctggggagagaaggaggaaccAGCACCTAGCAACTGA